A genome region from Natronobeatus ordinarius includes the following:
- a CDS encoding rhomboid family intramembrane serine protease, with protein MARCDVCGKQESMPYNCRHCGGTHCAEHRLPENHDCRGLQNWNDPQGVFDSGFDGGVNGGGTSKSSSLSSKLPIDTGPGGPLSYFRGNMTYTILLLMWLTYAAQLLVLLFGGPGLHRALFVLSPQNPEYVWTWVTSIFAHSPFPDLMHIVFNSIVIFFFGPIVERYIGSRKFALLFVASGVIAGLSQIAVRFLEGPITPTTPGVLGASGAALAILGVITILNPSLRVYFFFIIPMPLWILTAGIAIISLALIGGGAAGLGGIAHAAHLVGLVIGLAYGEYVKRTQNVRAPSQLQLGGPGGPGGPGGPGGPGRRF; from the coding sequence ATGGCCAGGTGCGACGTGTGTGGGAAACAGGAAAGCATGCCCTACAACTGTCGACACTGTGGGGGGACACACTGTGCCGAACACCGGCTGCCGGAGAACCACGACTGCAGGGGGTTGCAGAACTGGAACGATCCACAGGGGGTGTTCGACAGCGGGTTCGACGGTGGCGTGAACGGTGGGGGGACGTCGAAGTCCTCGAGCCTCTCCTCGAAGCTTCCGATCGACACGGGGCCAGGCGGGCCGCTGTCGTACTTCCGGGGGAACATGACGTACACGATCCTCCTGCTCATGTGGCTGACGTACGCCGCCCAGTTACTGGTGTTGCTCTTCGGCGGTCCGGGACTCCACCGGGCGCTGTTCGTTCTCTCCCCGCAGAACCCCGAGTACGTCTGGACGTGGGTTACGTCCATTTTCGCTCACTCGCCGTTCCCGGACCTCATGCACATCGTCTTCAACAGCATCGTGATCTTCTTCTTCGGGCCGATCGTCGAGCGCTACATCGGCTCGCGGAAGTTCGCGCTCCTGTTCGTCGCCAGCGGCGTCATCGCCGGTCTCAGCCAGATCGCCGTCCGATTCCTCGAGGGTCCCATTACCCCCACCACGCCCGGCGTTCTGGGTGCGAGCGGCGCGGCCCTGGCGATCCTCGGCGTCATCACGATCCTGAACCCGAGCCTCCGGGTCTATTTCTTTTTCATCATCCCGATGCCGCTGTGGATCCTCACGGCCGGCATCGCCATCATCAGCCTCGCGCTCATCGGCGGCGGTGCCGCCGGCCTGGGTGGGATCGCCCACGCTGCCCACCTCGTTGGGCTCGTGATCGGCCTCGCCTACGGCGAGTACGTAAAGCGAACGCAGAACGTCAGGGCGCCCAGCCAGCTGCAACTCGGTGGCCCCGGCGGTCCTGGCGGCCCTGGTGGTCCAGGCGGACCGGGTCGTCGCTTCTAA
- a CDS encoding Yip1 family protein: MALQSASRTVWQFVRSPRTFFAEQPAATRLAVGFVVVLAFAIALAGSVTYLGVMLAGTMDETVTVDNPDRPPEWVCDGSTPDVGGSSFDEGCDEPETIERDAGAIVQEATNEVLPWLFVGPFVLWPIVGVTLFVGARLADGDGGFAETLAVAAWGAVPEFVRLAAGLVGLQYVLGRTTFTGPVETYPDQLANALAPLEAPLLVVSLAVLGWQWVLLTAGIEECHDLSRPVAAVVVGIPLAIGGLLFALS; the protein is encoded by the coding sequence ATGGCCCTCCAGTCAGCGAGTCGAACCGTCTGGCAATTCGTTCGGTCGCCGCGGACCTTCTTTGCGGAACAGCCAGCGGCGACGCGTCTCGCCGTCGGGTTCGTCGTCGTCCTCGCGTTCGCAATCGCCCTCGCGGGGAGCGTGACGTACCTCGGGGTGATGCTCGCCGGCACGATGGACGAGACGGTCACGGTGGACAATCCCGACCGGCCGCCCGAGTGGGTGTGCGACGGCTCCACTCCCGACGTTGGCGGGTCGAGCTTCGACGAGGGCTGTGACGAACCCGAGACGATCGAACGCGACGCCGGTGCGATCGTCCAGGAGGCCACGAACGAGGTGCTCCCGTGGCTGTTCGTGGGCCCGTTCGTCCTCTGGCCGATCGTCGGCGTGACGCTGTTCGTCGGTGCCCGGCTCGCCGACGGCGACGGTGGATTCGCCGAGACGCTCGCCGTCGCCGCCTGGGGAGCCGTCCCGGAGTTCGTCCGCCTCGCGGCCGGCCTCGTCGGCCTCCAGTACGTGCTCGGCCGAACCACGTTCACCGGCCCGGTCGAGACCTACCCCGACCAGCTGGCGAACGCGCTTGCACCCCTCGAGGCGCCCCTGCTCGTGGTCAGCCTCGCCGTCCTCGGCTGGCAGTGGGTGCTCCTCACCGCCGGGATCGAGGAGTGCCACGACCTCTCGCGGCCCGTCGCTGCGGTCGTCGTCGGAATTCCACTCGCTATCGGCGGCCTCCTGTTCGCCCTCTCCTGA
- a CDS encoding DUF5788 family protein — protein MQPYERKQLLERVEREGATVGADIPDRIEVQGEEFDLRTFVFEIKRRETVPPGERERVEQAKRNLRRERLERLELIEEGDISREEGEELANSIIGIDRALNALQRLGPTDLEREEKAQQAADTKRWLSFLKQALGSDDDAASRRGV, from the coding sequence GTGCAACCGTACGAGCGAAAGCAGTTGCTCGAGCGCGTCGAACGCGAGGGGGCGACCGTCGGCGCGGACATCCCCGACCGGATCGAAGTTCAGGGTGAGGAGTTCGACCTCCGAACCTTCGTCTTCGAGATCAAGCGCCGGGAGACGGTGCCGCCGGGCGAACGCGAGCGCGTCGAGCAGGCGAAGCGAAACCTGCGGCGGGAACGCCTCGAGCGCCTCGAGCTGATCGAAGAGGGCGACATCAGCCGCGAGGAGGGCGAGGAGCTCGCCAACAGCATCATCGGCATCGACCGGGCGCTGAACGCCCTCCAGCGCCTCGGGCCGACCGACTTAGAACGCGAGGAGAAAGCCCAGCAGGCCGCCGACACCAAACGCTGGCTGTCCTTTCTCAAACAGGCGCTGGGTAGCGACGACGACGCGGCCTCCCGGAGGGGCGTATGA
- a CDS encoding SDR family oxidoreductase, whose amino-acid sequence MASAAESEQLDEDEPLVESDSSDDTDSSTTTGAQTTMDEEATATGASDRRYTRKRCVLITGCSSGIGRATARAFLEEDWLVVATARNPDDVADLAEAGCETMALDVTKPDQVATAIEETVELGGAIDCLVNNAGYAQLGPLEDVSTRDLHRQFDVNVYGPHRLTRAAVPHMRAQGEGRIVNVSSVYGQLSTPGAGAYAGSKFALEAMSDALRAEVEEFGIDVTLIEPGTVETNFVERTNEELPRNRTPAYESLYELIDDLKLIGGGGPLALDPEDVAAAILESATCSAPPARYPVGPVAQFGGYARYLPDRLRDAAYGIVRKLV is encoded by the coding sequence ATGGCTAGCGCAGCGGAATCCGAGCAGCTCGACGAAGACGAGCCGCTCGTCGAGAGCGACTCGAGCGACGACACCGACTCGAGCACCACGACGGGCGCGCAAACGACGATGGACGAAGAGGCGACGGCAACCGGCGCGAGCGACCGACGGTACACCCGAAAGCGATGCGTCCTCATCACCGGCTGTTCGTCGGGGATCGGCCGCGCCACGGCGCGGGCGTTCCTCGAGGAAGACTGGCTGGTCGTCGCGACGGCGCGAAACCCCGATGACGTCGCCGACCTCGCCGAGGCGGGCTGTGAGACGATGGCCCTCGACGTGACGAAGCCCGACCAGGTCGCGACGGCCATCGAGGAGACCGTCGAGCTCGGCGGGGCGATCGACTGTCTCGTCAACAACGCCGGCTACGCCCAACTCGGGCCGCTCGAGGACGTCTCCACACGCGACCTCCACCGGCAGTTCGACGTCAACGTCTACGGCCCCCACCGGCTCACCCGCGCTGCCGTCCCCCACATGCGCGCCCAGGGCGAGGGCCGGATCGTCAACGTCTCGAGCGTGTACGGCCAGCTTTCGACCCCCGGTGCGGGCGCCTACGCGGGCTCGAAGTTCGCCCTCGAGGCGATGAGCGACGCCCTGCGAGCAGAGGTCGAGGAGTTCGGCATCGACGTGACCCTGATCGAGCCCGGCACAGTCGAGACGAACTTCGTCGAACGGACGAACGAGGAACTCCCCCGGAACCGGACGCCCGCCTACGAGTCGCTGTACGAACTCATCGACGACCTCAAGCTGATCGGCGGCGGCGGTCCACTGGCGCTCGACCCCGAGGACGTCGCCGCAGCGATCCTCGAGTCGGCGACCTGTTCTGCACCTCCGGCACGGTATCCCGTCGGCCCCGTCGCTCAGTTCGGCGGTTACGCCCGATACCTCCCCGATCGACTGCGCGACGCAGCCTACGGCATCGTCAGGAAACTCGTCTAG
- a CDS encoding endonuclease V — MATRPDLAPDPDRTRQEMEALQHEIADVAVFEDDLEVDPATLADPLAATASDADPPIVAGVDQSFLLEEPEDERALSAVVAMQAGEVVERVHAVTPLEIPYVPGLLAFREGGSILEALAALSVDPDLFLFDGSGRIHFRQAGIATHVGVVLDVPSIGVAKSLLCGRPREDTEKLPAGARVAIEANARVDAPDGTLLGYAVQTKQYDSPNRHVNPLYVSPGHRVGPETAADVALAFASRYKLPEPIRLADAYADEAKAEH; from the coding sequence ATGGCCACACGCCCCGACCTCGCACCCGACCCCGACCGCACGCGCCAGGAGATGGAGGCGCTCCAGCACGAGATCGCCGACGTCGCCGTCTTCGAGGACGACCTCGAGGTCGACCCCGCGACGCTCGCCGATCCACTGGCCGCCACCGCGAGCGACGCCGACCCGCCGATCGTCGCCGGCGTCGATCAATCGTTCCTGCTCGAAGAGCCCGAGGACGAACGCGCCCTGAGCGCCGTCGTCGCCATGCAAGCCGGCGAGGTGGTCGAGCGAGTCCACGCCGTCACGCCCCTCGAGATCCCGTACGTCCCCGGCCTGCTCGCCTTTCGCGAAGGGGGGTCGATCCTCGAGGCGCTCGCAGCGCTGTCGGTTGACCCGGATCTCTTCCTGTTCGACGGCAGCGGCCGCATCCACTTCCGGCAGGCGGGCATCGCGACGCACGTGGGGGTCGTCCTCGACGTGCCGAGTATCGGGGTCGCCAAGAGCCTCCTCTGCGGCCGGCCACGTGAGGACACCGAGAAGCTACCGGCGGGCGCTCGAGTCGCTATCGAGGCGAACGCGCGGGTGGATGCCCCGGACGGCACGCTGCTGGGGTACGCCGTCCAGACGAAGCAGTACGACTCCCCGAATCGCCACGTCAACCCCCTCTACGTGAGCCCCGGCCACCGCGTCGGCCCCGAGACGGCCGCCGACGTCGCCCTCGCGTTCGCCTCGAGGTACAAACTCCCCGAGCCGATCCGGCTGGCTGACGCCTACGCCGATGAGGCGAAAGCCGAGCACTGA
- a CDS encoding glycerate kinase type-2 family protein — MFQNRARHATTGARSAALACLEAGIDAAHPGRVLEATVELEGDVLCILETEYDLTAYDRLGVLGGGKAAGGVASALESVLGTRIDDGVAVTTDGATTDRVAVWTGDHPMPSERNVAGTRRVLERAEAADEGTLVLAVVTGGTSALWCAPAEGLSLSDLRPTTEALLGSGASIHEINAVRKHCSAIKGGRLAQAATPATVATLAISDVVGDDPSVIGSGPTVPDPSTFDDALAVIDDYDLRREVSDAVVDRLERGANGDLEETPTAEDAAFDRAGWHLLANNRTAVDAAATAARERGYDPLVLSSRVRGEAREAGRFHAAVGEEAAATGDPLEPPAVVLSGGETTVTVRGDGTGGPNQEVALAAALEFASEGTDAVLASVDTDGIDGPTTAAGAIVDGGTIEDVDEGRRALENNDAYAALEEVGALLETGYTGTNVNDLRVLVLEG, encoded by the coding sequence ATGTTCCAGAATCGAGCCCGCCACGCGACCACCGGCGCTCGGAGCGCCGCCCTGGCCTGTCTCGAGGCCGGCATCGACGCCGCCCATCCCGGGCGCGTCCTCGAGGCGACGGTCGAACTCGAGGGCGACGTCCTCTGCATCCTCGAGACCGAGTACGACCTCACGGCGTACGATCGACTCGGCGTCCTCGGCGGCGGGAAGGCCGCCGGCGGGGTCGCGTCGGCACTCGAGTCGGTGCTCGGGACGCGGATCGACGACGGCGTCGCCGTGACGACGGACGGGGCGACGACCGATCGCGTGGCGGTCTGGACGGGCGATCACCCGATGCCGAGCGAGCGAAACGTCGCGGGGACGCGTCGCGTGCTCGAGCGCGCCGAGGCGGCCGACGAGGGGACGCTCGTCCTCGCGGTCGTCACCGGCGGGACGAGCGCACTGTGGTGTGCGCCCGCCGAGGGGCTCTCGCTGTCGGACCTGCGACCGACGACCGAGGCGCTGCTCGGCTCAGGAGCGTCGATCCACGAGATCAACGCGGTTCGAAAACACTGTTCGGCGATCAAGGGGGGTCGACTCGCCCAGGCAGCTACTCCGGCGACCGTCGCCACGCTCGCGATCAGCGACGTCGTCGGTGACGATCCCTCGGTGATCGGTAGTGGGCCAACGGTGCCCGATCCCAGCACGTTCGACGATGCACTCGCCGTCATCGACGATTACGACCTCCGTCGCGAGGTGTCCGACGCCGTCGTGGATCGACTCGAGCGTGGCGCGAACGGCGACCTCGAGGAGACGCCCACAGCCGAGGACGCGGCCTTCGACCGCGCCGGCTGGCACCTGCTCGCGAATAACCGGACGGCCGTCGACGCGGCGGCGACCGCCGCTCGCGAGCGAGGGTACGACCCGCTCGTTCTCTCGAGTCGCGTTCGCGGCGAGGCCCGGGAAGCCGGCCGGTTCCACGCCGCGGTGGGCGAGGAGGCCGCAGCCACGGGGGACCCCCTCGAGCCACCGGCCGTCGTGCTCTCGGGCGGCGAGACGACGGTGACGGTCCGCGGCGACGGAACGGGCGGGCCGAACCAGGAGGTCGCGTTGGCTGCGGCGCTCGAGTTCGCCAGCGAGGGGACCGACGCGGTGCTCGCGAGCGTCGACACCGACGGCATCGACGGGCCGACGACTGCCGCGGGGGCGATCGTCGATGGCGGGACGATCGAGGACGTCGACGAGGGGCGACGGGCGCTCGAGAACAACGACGCCTACGCGGCGCTCGAGGAGGTCGGTGCGCTGCTCGAGACTGGCTATACGGGGACGAACGTCAACGACTTGCGGGTGCTGGTGCTCGAGGGCTGA